A genome region from Diorhabda carinulata isolate Delta chromosome 2, icDioCari1.1, whole genome shotgun sequence includes the following:
- the LOC130903878 gene encoding uncharacterized protein LOC130903878, whose translation MLEVRHHFVTINNPYLFAMANSNSHLIGYKVLAKHAKLCGAQNPSSITSTRLRKHLATLSQLFNLSDGEIEQLATFMGHTSGVHRNSYRLPDDVYQTAKISKLLMVMEKGGADQYKGKSIDEINIDMEKNLLSDRDSDNDSNEDENPIIRELLDTSKPSAQDFVPTNNVDGKPVAGTKKKKTRKLVPWTDDQKKVTLNYFKDHIKTKKPPKRFECEDLKTKYEKILNKDWLKIKVFVQNYYTKSRK comes from the coding sequence atgttagaagTTAGACACCATTTTGTGACCATAAATAACCCATATCTTTTCGCAATGGCGAATTCAAATTCACATTTGATAGGTTATAAAGTGTTAGCCAAACATGCTAAATTATGTGGAGCACAAAACCCATCATCAATTACGTCAACCCGACTGCGCAAACATCTTGCAACTTTATCGCAATTATTCAACTTATCAGATGGGGAAATAGAACAGTTGGCGACATTTATGGGACACACAAGTGGTGTTCACAGAAATTCCTATCGACTACCCGATGATGTTTATCAAACGGCGAAGATATCTAAACTGTTGATGGTAATGGAAAAAGGCGGAGCAGATCAATATAAAGGAAAatctattgatgaaataaacattgatatggaaaaaaatcttctaagtgACCGAGACTCTGATAATGATAGTAACGAGGATGAAAATCCAATAATAAGGGAACTGTTAGATACGTCAAAGCCATCTGCTCAAGATTTTGTTCCAACAAACAACGTTGATGGGAAACCTGTTGCAGggactaaaaagaaaaaaactcgtAAACTGGTTCCTTGGACAGATGACCAAAAAAAAGTCACACTAAACTATTTTAAAGATCATATTAAAACTAAGAAGCCCCCTAAAAGATTCGAATGTGAAGatctgaaaacaaaatatgaaaaaattctaaacaaagATTGGCTAAAAATCAaagtatttgttcaaaattattatactaaaaGCAGAAAATAG